The following proteins are co-located in the Prionailurus viverrinus isolate Anna chromosome A1, UM_Priviv_1.0, whole genome shotgun sequence genome:
- the LOC125173774 gene encoding LOW QUALITY PROTEIN: olfactory receptor 2M3-like (The sequence of the model RefSeq protein was modified relative to this genomic sequence to represent the inferred CDS: substituted 1 base at 1 genomic stop codon): MAQDYQIFNTDIIILGISSHSPNHIFLFSLVLGIFTVAFTENSVMVLLIYLETQLHTPMYFLVSQLSLMDLMLICTTVPKMVFSYLSASPFLWQGVTEIFFYASLIGCEYFLLAVMAYDRYIAVCHPLRXTDLISSKICGLMTVSFWILSSTDGLIDVVATLSFSYCGFKEIANFCDFPSMLIISCNDTSTFEEVIFYCCIVMIVFPVAIIIASYACYSVCHLHGFWRGYPQTFASCSSHLMMVIMYYGANLFIYMSTSDCSPTQHKIVSVFYTILTPILNPVIYSLCNE; the protein is encoded by the coding sequence ATGGCACAGGACTATCAGATATTTAATACTGATATCATCATTCTAGGAATCTCCAGTCACAGCCCCAACCacatcttcctcttctctttggtGTTGGGCATCTTCACAGTGGCCTTCACGGAAAACAGTGTCATGGTTCTCCTCATCTACCTGGAAACCCAACTCCACACACCCATGTACTTCCTTGTCAGCCAACTGTCCCTCATGGACCTCATGCTCATCTGCACCACTGTACCTAAGATGGTTTTCAGCTACCTGTCAGCAAGTCCATTTCTGTGGCAGGGTGTTACAGAAATTTTCTTCTATGCATCATTAATAGGTTGTGAATATTTCCTGTTGGCAGTCATGGCTTATGACCGTTATATTGCTGTTTGCCACCCTCTAAGATAAACTGATCTTATAAGTTCTAAAATTTGTGGACTTATGACTGTGTCTTTCTGGATCCTAAGTTCTACTGATGGTCTCATTGATGTTGTAGCTACACTTTCCTTCTCCTATTGTGGGTTCAAGGAAATAGCCAACTTCTGTGATTTTCCTTCCATGCTAATCATCTCATGCAATGATACTTCAACATTTGAAGAAGTTATTTTCTACTGTTGTATCGTAATGATTGTTTTCCCTGTAGCAATCATCATTGCTTCCTATGCTTGTTATTCTGTCTGTCATTTGCATGGGTTCTGGAGAGGATACCCACAAACTTTTGCCAGCTGTTCCTCTCACCTCATGATGGTCATAATGTACTATGGAGCAAATTTGTTCATATACATGTCCACTTCAGACTGTTCTCCCACTCAGCAtaaaattgtttctgttttctacacCATCCTTACTCCCATACTAAATCCTGTCATCTATAGCCTCTGCAACGAATAA